TTCCTAGGTGGATGCGGTCGTCAGGTGTCGCTTCGTGGGTGAGCTCATCGAAGGTTCTGGGTTCTAGGTTTccatggtggaaaagtgggccggGACCAGCGGCGAAAGAGGATACTGGTCCTCCTATGTGGATGTCCTCTAGGATGCGGCCGTCGAAGGCCGTTTTAGGAGTAAGTCGGCCACGGGCCATGGAGTCTAGGTCTCCGAGATAGAGAGCCTGGTCGGGGCCAAAGGTGAAGGGGAGCGCTGGTCCCCCTGGGTGAGAGAATTTTGGGATGCGGCCACTAGGGACCATTCTGAGAGTGTGTCCGTTGTGGGCCACGGTGTCCAAGTTTTTGCATCAGAGGGCCTGGCCAGGGCCGAGGGCGAAGGAGGGTGCTGGTCCTCCTGGGTGTGCAAGCTTCGGGATGCAGCCATTAGGGGCTATTCTAGGAGCAAATTCGCCATAGGTCACGGCGTCCAGGTCTCCAAGTTAGGGTGCCTGGATGGGGCTGAAGGCATAAGTGGGTGTTGGCCCATTGACGCTGATGAACTCGTAGTTCCCAAGGTGAATGCAACCATTGGAGGCCATTCTGTGGGCGAGTCCACCATAGGTGCAAGAAGCCATCACTTCCTTTTCAACAAAGAGAGTGTGCGATtgtccccctacctggcacgccaactatcgatgttttgTCAACCAATGAGTGAATTTATACGTGTGtcatgctgctctaggaagatgatggtagcatccaaaggcATGAGGAATTTATATTGGTTTAGGtaggagccctacgtctagtctctgagaaagatcgagtgcgtgttcctcgtttgaatgctctgaagttcttacaatggggtgtGTAAGCTAAAGAAAAGAGGTAGGAGGCAAGAGGAGAACGAAGGCCTAGATGGAGTTTCCCAAGTCTGTCATTCACCCCTTGGAATGGAGGCCTGGCTCCCCTTATATGGACTTTGGTGGCTAGATTACATGTGAGAGATGGGTTCTCCCGACCCAAgtggtcgtgagcctgagggagggagaAACTACTAATCTTGGCTGGCAAGGAACTTGGCGAACAAGGAGCTTGGAGGGCATGGCATCCTATCTTGTCTTGGCATCATCGTACATCCAGGCGTGGGCGTCGTCGTGGTCTTGCTCTCCATGCCACGACGTGGCACGGCGTGATGCCATAGTGCCGGTCATGACGGCACTATTGGCATGGTGGTGGTTGGCCAACTGTCCTATGCATTGTGGTCCGTATCATCTTGTCCTATCTTTCTAGTGGTGTCGTGGCGACAGTGAGGGAGCAGGTAGCCGCCCTCGAGCTATTGCCGCCTTTCTGGATTGTGGCGCCGTGGACCGCGGCCCTGGTCTATGGGGTCAAGGCTTGTGGTGGCCTGGCTGGCCTCGCGAGGTCGAGGCCAGGATCGTGCGCCCATCCTATAGTGGGTGGGGACGTACGCCTGTCTTGTCGGGCTAACTTTGGACGGTGCAGTGTCGTACCAGACGTCACTACATCACGGTGTTGTATTGTCTACGCAGGGCTACGCGGGGATGGCGTCCGCCCCGAGATCCCGCGTATCAAGCGATGGCAGTCCCCTCAGTCCTAGCGGAGTGAGTGGAGCGTGCCTGTCCTTGTTAGAGCAGGTGTACTTAGCGTCCGACCTCTCCTCATCCCTTCTTGGGGGTCGAGACAGAAGGGAGGTCGAACGAGGTTGTGAAGCATGCAGCGGAAGGAGAGGGGAGAGGTCGTGGTGGACTGCTCCTGCTAGCGTGTGGCCTAAGGCCCATGAGGCGTAATTGGGCTTCGGCTATGTAGTTTCTGTTAGCTGAGCCGCCTGAGCAGCTAGCCTATCGGTGTCTTGAGATACCCGGAGTATCATGATCCTGGCACCTCCGTTGACAGCGTAGGATCAACGACCACCAGATCAAGTGCGAGAAGCGCTAGGAGCACCAGAGTGTGATAAAGATTTACTGTATTGGGGAAACAAGTAAGAATAGTCCCCGTAGGGTAGCCTTGACCACTTGCCGCGGATCATAACACACATATATGCacaattatccaaaacatggaatTTTTATAAAATTCATGAGTAGCGGTCAAAAGGAAAAACTATAACTTTCTTATATACATTGGATGATCGCATATGAACACATGTCCTGGGCTTTGTTTAGCTGTTCGTAAAGCCGCTTATGCTGATTTATACGACTAatttattggaagagaaaaatactatactaTGACTTATAATGGCAGCTGAACACTCCCATGAATTCACAACATGTGGCCACAACTATCCAGTGGAGACAATCCCCGTTGAATTCACCCCTATATTGCactcttttttttttagaaaacaatATACAGAGTTAAGGATCCCACCAGCTAGAGTTGTATTCTTTTTTATAatagccccgttcggcttaccttatatccgacttgttcggtttcttttttcagccgaaatagtgtttttctctcacaatattttagcCAGAACCGTGTTTTTCAGCcactttcagccaagtttcagcaagccaaacAGGACCAATATTTGAATGTTAGAATTATATCGTTTCCTCGTGATTAATATAGTTTTTGAGTCTAATATAGTCGGTGCTGTAATTACTTTCCCTCCAAATGGCCAAATCTCATAAATGCTTCCCTGACCTTTTAATGCAAAATGTTTTAGCCAGCTTCTTGCCCATCGGACCCTGAATAAAAAGAGAGAGTGAGAAAGAAACATAATTTTTTATGTAAATCCTTTCTGCCACTTCTGCCCCATCAGCAAGTGTGCATACGGCAACGAAATCCTCGTCTCATCGAGTGCATGTCTCGCTGAAATGCATCGATATTTAGCTGGGACACGATTGCCCATCGAAGTCAAATACGAGACGGACTTAATTAGCACTGTCTTAAGTCTTACTCCCTCCGTACTCAAAAATAAAATCATTTTGATAAGTCTTTGATCaaatattaaaaatataaatcatgaataattttTAAGTCGTTGAGTTTAAAAATATAAAATCATATGTATAGACTTATCTTGAAaaatattttcacaaaaatttatatatattattttttgataaatatttttataaaagttATGCTTCGGAGATCGTCGTCAAAACGATTTTCATTTTTTAAGTACGGAGTGAGTATCATTGACGTCTCATCGTGTTCGGTCTTCCTTCCTTGAGAAGCCACCGAGCCATTCCGGAACGTAGCCCAACCGCCGGGGCTCATCCGCCGTGTGGGCCCCACCGGACCGAGACCCCCCCGAGAGAAGGCTTTGAATGCACTGCGACGCTTGGACTCCGAGTCGGGAGTCTCCGTCCACCGCTCCACTACCACTGTACCACGAGAGCTCATGGCGGTCGGGGTAACCTCACCGGCGGTAGGGCACGACTCGGCGGCGAACGGCGGCGGATCGAGGGAGGAGGGAGCGGCGCCGGCAGAGGAAGGGGCGCTGGGAATGCGGGTAGATGGGAACAGGGTGGAGGCGCCCGTGGATggggcaccggcggcggcggagatCGCCGTGGAAGGGGATGAGGCGGAGGAGGaagcggacgaggaggaggaggatgacgaggaggaggaggaggaggaggagaagtggCTAGGACAATACTCCTCTACGCAGAGCATACTGCTCGTCGGCGACGGGAACTTCTCGTTCTCGCTGGCGCTGGCCACAGGGTTTGGCTCCGGGGCCAACCTCGTGGCCACGTCGCTCGACACCTACGGTTCGTCCGCTTTCGCTCTTCCGTGCCTCGTAAAGGTGATTGCTGGGCATTAGTGGTAATTAGGCGATGCCCTTTTCGGCCCTTTGTGCATTGGATACGGAAACATATGGGGCTGATTCGACGATTCGGATGTGGCATTGGTTATACGTGTATTTGATGCATTTGCTCCATTGAGATCAAGGTTAACCTGAAATGGACTTCTTGCTATTGGGAAAGATTTTTAAATtgattttaaaaaaatctttagtTAACTTCTCTAATCAGTGATGGTGCTCCAGACTTCTGCGTCATACATTGTTTCATACTACTACTACGTACTCCAGCCATTGCGAATGTAGGTTGTTTAATTGTTTtagtttgtcctaagtcaaacttcccCAACTTTGACCTTTTTTctagtttatagaaaaatgcaccAATATCTACACCATCAAATTAGTTTAATTAAATCCACCATGAAATAGGTCTTGATGGtgcatttatttgatattatagatgttaatatatttttctatacaCTTGAGCAAAATAAAGaagtttgatttaggacaaaaCTAAGACCTACATTTTGGAATGGAGAAGCAGTATAAGTATTTACGAATATACCTTTGAGCTAGAACTCTTGCTACTTTCTTTGTTTTTCTGCCTTTCACATTTCACATAGTTGGAGTTTCAATGTTGTTAAGTGGTCGAGTACAATGTGTGTTTATGAGACATGTTGGTTGTGCAGTTGAAAAGGTCTAGTTTTTGTTACTTCGTTTTATCCTGACCCCTTCCTATGATCAGATGTTTGAAACACCTTGCCTGTTGTTTGCACATTGCTATTGCACCTCCAACACAATGTATCAGCGACTTCTCTTCATCAAGGTTAACAATAGCACAACGTGAGCAAATCAATTGTTTTATGACCAGATTGGAAAGAAAAGTGAAGAAAAATAGCTACCTAGAACAATACCAATGTGCCTAGAAATCCCCTGCGCATGCACCACGCACCCACCTGCACCTATAATCTTATATCAGGTTACCTAATAAAATTGTCCGAGAAAATTTGTATGTACTACCTGAATTTCCTGTTTGCTTGAGTCTAGTTTTGGCTCAAGACACATGTAGGACTGAGCTGACTCACCTACCTAATCTTAAGGGGATAGTTTGTGTGATATTTTTTATCCTTTTTTAGTTGTACTTATCTATCTCCTCTCTATATCTCGTGGGCAATTTTACAGAGGCTCTGCGCAAGAAATTCAGCAAAGCCGAGTCTAATATAACGGGCCTGAAAACTTTGGGGGCTACTGTTTTGCATGGCATTGACGTGAAGACAATGAAGTTGCACACTGACCTGAAAAACAGACGGTTTGATCGGATTGTCTTTAACTTTCCTCATGCTGGCTTCAAAGGAAAAGAGTATGAGGTGTACATGATCAAGTATGTGCGCTATCTTGTTGTTTTCTCTTTTGCAGTTAACTATTTTTTAAATCCTGTGTTCATAAACTCATTGTTGTTGCTCGTGTGGATTAGTTTTGTCATGATTTTTGGAGTTGATTAGTATTCCTTTGATTATATCTTTATATGAAGAGTTATGCTTTTTTCGTTTAGTACACCTATAGCCTCAACTGACATTGGATAGAAGATAGAACCTCAATCAAATTGTTCCAGTTTCAATTTCCATCTTAACCACCACTTGTCATTGCTAAAAAACTTGTTCTTAGATGAACTTCAAGTTCTTAAGATTGCAATAAGAATATAAAACATCTTACATATGCCTTCAAAAATAAGTTGCAGATATCATATTTCACTTCTATGGTTCATAAGCAAGAGAATGTTTATATGCTTTAAATCTTCCAAGAATAAGCTGAGAACAAACATTGTTGGTTTCATGAACTGTTGCATTGCACATGGGATTTATTTGCAGCACTTCATGGGTTTTATTTCCTTCTCAATGTACACTACAGAAAATTGTACTTGTAATCTGTCAATAGAAGTTTCTACACATGATTAATGAAAAAAGATGGACAAGTCTATCCAGATGGTTTATTTTGTTATGACAGTTGCTTTTAGAATACAACAAGAACCTATCCAAAATTTACGTCTCTTCATTTAGCAGCTTTATGTTCCTTATCTGAATTCTTATTGTTTTTTTTCGAATAATACATCTAAATTCTTATTGACCAGTTGCTATGACCTTTTAGCTTGCACAAGGAACTGGTGAGGGAATTTTTCCGCAATGCACGCCACCTACTTCGGCCTTATGGTGAAATCCATGTTAGTCACAAGACAGGAAAGTGTTACGATGAATGGGGTCTTGAGGATCTAGCGGCTGAGTTTTCGCTTATTTTGGTTGAGAAAGTTGGTTTCCAAATGGAAGACTATCCCGGTTATCGCCAGAAGAAAGGAGATGGTCCAGCCTGTGACAAACCTTTCCCGCTAGGTAACTCTTTCACATTCAAGTTCAAAATTGGAGACTTGAAGAAGCGGAAGAAACGGAATGGGAGAAGGGCTGGAGCAATCTCATCCGTTGGAGGCGACACAAGGCCATGCCATCCTCTTCCACTTGTTCAGCCAAGGTCTGGGCTACAGTTTGTTCCACGAGCTTACACAGCTCCGGTGCCCATGACTCTGCCATCTCATGTAGTTGATCAAAGGCAACAGCCAGGTATGCCACTAAGCTTCGTTGGCATACCGAGGGCTCCTTATTTTCATCAACCGGGCACTGCCCGTTCACTGCTCAACACTCCAGGGTCATCGCTGATGAATGCTTTGGGCACTCCAGGTCGCATTCCTTCACCAATGGGCAGAACCTCAAGCCCCAGCTTGCTTGCTCCTCAGCGGCATCCACGGTATGAAAGGAGAATCATTGCTGAACCGCTAGGAAACAACACTGACTACTTTGCCTGCGAATACCGAAGGAGTTTGGTCAGGGAGTACGGGATGCAGATGCAACTAATGCCCGAGGGAACCAGCTTGAACTATTATGCCTTCTTGGAAGCCCGCCAATGGGAGTCTCTTCAGAGACAGGATCGGCTCCGCAGGATGATCGCATACGGTTCCCAGTGGGACGTCGTCCAGACTCCATAGTTTGGTGATGCATCTGCCCCCGCATTGAGGGTTTGTCGGCGGTCGAGTAGAGGAACTTGGGTCTTCCCAGATACGACCACTTTTGTGTGGCCCTTTTGTGTATAGTTAGGGCCCTTTTGTGTGGCAAACACTGCCACATCAACGAAAGGAACGCTGAGTCAAGGTACCGTTTAGTTTCActttattttgtaaaattttttaagatttttcatCACATCGAACCTTTgaacgcatgtatgaagcattaaatataaataaaaaataaaattaattacacagtttagacgaaattcataagacgaatcttttaagtctaattagactatgattgaacattaattgctaaatatatttactgtagcaccgtaTTGTTAAATCGTgcattaattaggtttaaaagatttgtctcgtaaattagttacaaactatataattagtttcataattagtctatatttaatactccatatattcaaacatccaAGAACGACTAAAGTTTATGAGAAGCAACCAAACATTCCCTTAGCTGCAGCAAGTAGCAACCTCACTTTAGGCCTTCAGGGAGTACTATAATACTTTGTACGGGGTTACTATAATACTTTGTACGGGATTACTGTAAAATACGGAGTACTGTACTGTAGCTACTATTGTTGAGTGAATGAAGTACCAATTACTATTGGCAGTTGCAGTTGTTGACGCAAAGTAGATACAACACAGTTAACAGTATCTCTACAGTATTTTGTCCTAGACATACTCAGCGTTGGCTGTTTTatttcgttgctggttcgtaaagaaatactgctgactgatttatgtgagaaaaaaatactcgagccatagccaaacgaacaggctgactatTATTGACTGAAAGAGTAGGGCCATGTTTAGGTCCATGGAATCGGCGACGTCGAAATCACTGTAGACACCTGCAGCACACtatagtatttcgtttgtatttggtaaaaattgttcaatcgttgactaattaggctcaaaacgttcgtctcgcaaagtacaaccaaactgtgcaattagtttttgatttcgtcaatattcaGTATTTCATGTATGTaccacaaatttgatgtgacggggaatctttttTTTTATAGTGCCGAAGTTTGATTTTGGGCCTGGTTTAGTTGGCCCGCGACGGCGGATTCACTGTAGCTttgttttatttggtaataattgttcaatcgttgactaattaggctcaaaacgttcgtctcgtaaagtacaatcaaactgtgcaattagtttttgattttgtcaacatttaatactccatacatgtactacAAATTTAATATGACGAGAAATTTTCTTTTTATATAGTGTCAAAGTTGaaaatttggtggaactaaacacacCTTTGGTGGAGCTAAACATGACCTAGTCGTACGAGTTAACAGTTGACGCAAAGGTCACCCTGCCATGGAACCTGACAACCGACACCTTGATTGGACAATAGCCATACCAGGGTGCAGCGTGCAGGAAGCCAGGAATGCACGCCGTTTCTGGCAGCCTACACATCACATATCCATGACCATATCCCATTGTGAACAGGAACGCAACAGAGTAGATCGCAACAGGAACGCGAGTTTCCATCGCCCATGTCATTTGCCAGGGTGAGCGCAGGTTCGATGAGGTTTTACAGTTTTCAAAACAATAGTGCAGGAGTACTGCTtcacttttttttatataaaaaaaaacagTCGCTCATGGAAGTTTGCAGTACAAATGCCATTGACGAGGCACCTTAAGACTGGCTGGAGAGGGTGCGAGTTGGGATGACATTTGATAGTTTTCCAATTTTAacaatctctctctccctctcaaaaTCCTTTTGAATAAATAAGCAATTTAGTTTGAAAATATCTTGACTCTCTTTTGAAAATTTCACAACATGATATACAATTTATACAAAACGATTTTTGTTGTAGGATAGGGCATGCACAAATTGAACATGCACCTCGCATGCAACTCTACCGCATAAGGGGACATTTACGTGATTACATCCGTATTGCTACTATAAAACAACTATAGTCTAGATGACTATTATCACATATTACCTCCTAAGAGGTAATAGGAGAAATATACACTTATATTTTTTCTTGAAGATAAGAAAAACAGTATACAAGATAGCTATCAATTAGATCTAATATGCATTGCAATTGTCAAGCGTGTGTTTGTGCTGAGTTTTCGGCATGTGTGGCTTGGGTTGATGTCTCATTCCAACCGGCCAGAGTTGTTATTTTTTCGTATTCTCTTGAGTTTGAGTTCGGTGCGTGTTGATGGCCCAATCCAACCGACCGGAGTTATACCACTTTTTATTTGCCCAGTCTAGGCTTTATCTGTTTTTAATATAATCGGCAGCTCTCCTGTCTGACTCGTTTAAAAAATGCATTTCAACTAGAAACCTACCCGACAAAGATCAATCTATTTTAGGCCTTGAGATTTcctatcttttcttttttttaaatactttAATTGTTTACTTACTGGCCGTGTGTATTCCAAAAATTAAACCTAAAATTTGTTTGACATCTTACCTCTTATTATGGAGCAGTGGGAGTACCATAGCAAAGTCCTCTAGCTATGTTGTTGTcgatgttttcggaccaccgatgagtaaatttatatttgcgcgtctggctcggatggtgtgcttggaggacacaatggtttatactggttcgggcgaaatgtccctacgtccagttcgttgctgctcgtgttaccggcacttggtttgcagtaggggttataaacaggcgagagagagaaaggatccaagtctctggtggaaggagtgatcgggtgctgagagctcgattgctgctcagccgtgtgctcgtgtcatgctcgTGTGTTTTTATCTCGTGGTCCGTCCCCCTTCatgggcgtcctgcttccccttttataggtgaaggaaaagcgcgggttatagcggaggaaaaggagaagaacaagagagagagaggaaggcttctaggatcgccgggtccttcttctcctttgtgcggGTCCCGCCGAGCCTGTAGATCTCAACAGGGACgtctccacgtcgtggccctgttcgtcactagcaccatgcgcaggcgtcatctgccggtcatggcgttctatTCCGTCctgacggacgtcgtggtgaactaacgcgcctgtcagcgttcgtacgagggttaggcagaacaacaccagctcgtccgacactgttcttgatgtgaatcctcagataTGGTCTATCGTGGCCAcgagttacatcgaggcatgccagtctcttccctggtgttagagttttgacccaggcccatacgcttggacctggagtggttggcggcggtatgggtccccgtcggatgagatagaacccgcgtccttggggtcgggtgagatggagtccgcacccaaggggtcgggcgagatggagcatgaacctaaggggtcgggcgagacggagcccgtggccttggggtcaggcgagacggagcacaaaccctaggggtcaggcgagacggagcacgcggccttgaggtcaggcgagacggagcacgaacccaaggggtcaggcgagacagagcccgcgaccttggggtcgggcgagacggagcccacggccttagggtcgggcgagacggagcccacggccttggggtcaggcgagacggagcccacggtcTTGGGCGAGACCGCcgcagcctcgaggtcgggcgagacggagcccacggtcTTAGGCGAGACCCCCatggcctcaaggtcgggcgagacggagcccgcacccaaggggttgggtgagacggagcccgcacccaaggggtcgggtgagaccttTTAATGCGTCTTGCTCCAcccggggaagtcagcgtgggcgctaactttctcgctttaggtatccctaatatcgatacccgatagtagcccctgagcctacggaggagtagaatactcattTGGAGGCTTTTCTGGATGGgaggtgtcggggacctaatattggggtacccaatgaggtggaactaaaaaccatcaaatgttgatgcttTCAAACAGACAAGAACGTAGCTACACTTCTTGTCCATACGACCGAAGATTGGCCGTGCTTCGCCCAACCCCttagggttggctctgcctcgcttgacccctgagggctagactccgcctcgctcgacccccgagggctggactccacctcgcccgacatctgggggtagactccacctcgcccgatggctgagggctagctccgcctcgctcgacgaccGGGGACTGGccttgcctcgctcgacccccgagggatgggcctcgcctcacccgacccctgagggatGGGCTCTACCACGCCCAACGTCTAGGGGCGAACTCTATCTCACCCGACGACTGGGGACTAGCCTTGCCTCGCctaacccccgagggctggctctgcctcactcgacatCCCGGggataggctctgcctcgctcgacgtcctagggctagctccgcctcgcccgacgactgcaccctgctccttcataatgatgagcatagggtaagataggacattcaagtcaactatagtaccaaggaccatgccctgcatgcctataggaaagtaccatcaggatacgatgggatgagCGCTTTAAGCCCCTCTAGGCATGATAGAgcctgaacagtgttgtaggcaccgacttttatcttacagtgttgtgggcgccgccatcagccctcggacatggatcctgacataagcatacgacaaccactataatcTAGGAGAGAACTCGCATCATCTATAGTAACGGACGtatagtcacttccccgtctgctccccatagggtcacAGCTCGACACCATGGCACGCCGCACCATCCACTGGAGTAGGataggacgtgaccacttgctgaaatgaagccagagcatggccctatcagaatcagcgaacatgctatccctggcatggtctgccatgtcagcagggccggtttaagggaaaaggaagacccagcaccttcgaaggaccttctctacctctgtTTTTTTCTCCTTCTCCCATCTGTagtccctgctcccccttggtctataaaagggaggggacCCCACTAAGGGGAGGGATCTATTTCACACACaatgcatcacataacacacagccaagcagcaatcgagctcttggcatccttgcgacctttctatcagagacttgggacctatccctctctcgaccatttataCCCCTTACTATAAAccttttttggtgctaataacacgagcagtagtagactggacgtagggatattctgcccaaaccagtataaactttgtgtcctttagcacGCCATctaggcctaacgcgcaacaaatataaatttattagttggtgtttactcaaaacaccgacagttggtgcgccaggtagggtaCCTTTGCGTGTTTCGACATAAAAAAattaggccacggatggctagccacggtatcagctgggtcccaggcgcacacatgtgcttcgggaacctagacttcatcatcacggtgggaggcGAGTTGGCTTTGGCTCATACCGCCATCCTAACTCTCCCCTCCATCTTTCTCAACAACGAGAGGCTTGAGCGTCAGCtcggtgtctcccttggaccctagcagTCTAGGGAGGATCGGCGCCGACTCGCCCTCTCCGATGCCAACGACATGGCGTGGTTTTTTGGAGGAGGATCCCTCTCTCTGAAACACCACATACGGAGTGCCTCGATAGCGTTTCTatttggtctccgcaacgctgcggcgatcGTTGGCACCTTGTGGCACGACACGTGGTCCTGCCGCCtatgaacaacgagttcatgggggtgatcgaacatgtcacaaaatctctccacaacctcctcacagaggagcTGAGGTcgtcctctggctctgactctagcagggggagccatcacccctcccgagaatgcttcatgaggggtacccccaagggacacgtcgaaagcatctccaTGGAGGAGGCTACCTCGGCGGGCAACCTCGGTGGCGAAACCGAAGGGGAGACAGCAGCCCCACCTtgcgtaggggtggagcagctaagagccctAAAGTAGGAGATCGAGGAAGCCAGAATCTAGCTTGTGTGGTAGTGCATGGAGGTCGATCGGGAGATCAAA
Above is a genomic segment from Miscanthus floridulus cultivar M001 chromosome 3, ASM1932011v1, whole genome shotgun sequence containing:
- the LOC136546443 gene encoding uncharacterized protein isoform X2, which encodes MAVGVTSPAVGHDSAANGGGSREEGAAPAEEGALGMRVDGNRVEAPVDGAPAAAEIAVEGDEAEEEADEEEEDDEEEEEEEEKWLGQYSSTQSILLVGDGNFSFSLALATGFGSGANLVATSLDTYEALRKKFSKAESNITGLKTLGATVLHGIDVKTMKLHTDLKNRRFDRIVFNFPHAGFKGKEYEVYMINLHKELVREFFRNARHLLRPYGEIHVSHKTGKCYDEWGLEDLAAEFSLILVEKVGFQMEDYPGYRQKKGDGPACDKPFPLGNSFTFKFKIGDLKKRKKRNGRRAGAISSVGGDTRPCHPLPLVQPRSGLQFVPRAYTAPVPMTLPSHVVDQRQQPGRIPSPMGRTSSPSLLAPQRHPRYERRIIAEPLGNNTDYFACEYRRSLVREYGMQMQLMPEGTSLNYYAFLEARQWESLQRQDRLRRMIAYGSQWDVVQTP
- the LOC136546443 gene encoding uncharacterized protein isoform X1, with the translated sequence MAVGVTSPAVGHDSAANGGGSREEGAAPAEEGALGMRVDGNRVEAPVDGAPAAAEIAVEGDEAEEEADEEEEDDEEEEEEEEKWLGQYSSTQSILLVGDGNFSFSLALATGFGSGANLVATSLDTYEALRKKFSKAESNITGLKTLGATVLHGIDVKTMKLHTDLKNRRFDRIVFNFPHAGFKGKEYEVYMINLHKELVREFFRNARHLLRPYGEIHVSHKTGKCYDEWGLEDLAAEFSLILVEKVGFQMEDYPGYRQKKGDGPACDKPFPLGNSFTFKFKIGDLKKRKKRNGRRAGAISSVGGDTRPCHPLPLVQPRSGLQFVPRAYTAPVPMTLPSHVVDQRQQPGMPLSFVGIPRAPYFHQPGTARSLLNTPGSSLMNALGTPGRIPSPMGRTSSPSLLAPQRHPRYERRIIAEPLGNNTDYFACEYRRSLVREYGMQMQLMPEGTSLNYYAFLEARQWESLQRQDRLRRMIAYGSQWDVVQTP